The following proteins are co-located in the Candidatus Methylarchaceae archaeon HK02M2 genome:
- a CDS encoding 50S ribosomal protein L1, translated as MSQSSEMIKKAKESAKKRNFIQSLELIISLHNIDTKKKEFNINEGIFLPHTFTRPPTICVFASSGMALKAKRGGADRVIERDELDKLATLKREVRKISQKYTFFLAEAPLMPHIGKIFGPYLGPKGKMPSPFLPNTPIEEMITKYRSATRIRTRNQLSITCKIGDEKMEDDKIAENSLVVIGAVMKKLPLGSKNIKNLEVKLTMGPTVELPIEV; from the coding sequence ATGTCACAATCTAGTGAGATGATAAAGAAAGCGAAGGAGAGCGCAAAAAAAAGGAATTTTATTCAATCCTTAGAGTTGATCATTTCTCTCCACAACATAGATACAAAGAAAAAAGAGTTCAATATTAATGAGGGAATATTCTTGCCTCATACTTTTACAAGACCCCCCACCATTTGTGTATTTGCATCTAGTGGAATGGCTTTAAAGGCGAAGAGAGGTGGTGCAGACAGAGTTATAGAGCGTGATGAACTCGATAAATTAGCTACTTTAAAAAGAGAGGTGAGGAAAATTTCTCAGAAATATACGTTCTTTTTGGCCGAAGCACCTTTGATGCCACATATAGGTAAAATATTTGGACCTTATCTTGGACCCAAAGGTAAAATGCCTTCCCCTTTTCTTCCTAATACCCCAATAGAAGAAATGATTACAAAATATCGTTCTGCTACGAGGATTAGAACTAGAAATCAACTCAGCATCACATGTAAGATTGGTGATGAAAAGATGGAAGATGATAAGATTGCTGAAAATTCTTTGGTTGTTATAGGTGCAGTTATGAAGAAACTTCCATTAGGCTCCAAAAATATTAAAAATCTTGAGGTAAAACTTACGATGGGTCCGACTGTTGAGCTTCCTATAGAGGTGTGA
- the alaS gene encoding alanine--tRNA ligase gives MPLKSDEFDIEFMRENDFIRKKCNACDSFFWTQRHDLDLCMEFPCVENEFIGKSPAKVRADLDKMRNIFLKFFQDNSHTVINPYPVVARWRDDLLVTIASIVDFQPYVTNGEMPPPANPLVVSQPCLRFEDIDNVGLNFGRHLTIFEMGGAHAFNYPNKFTYWKDDTIRYHHELLTEKLGVASDLVTYKEHFWSGGGNAGPDLEPNVMGLEISTLVFMYYRVENGNLIPLPVKTVDTGYGIERWAWLSMGTPTAFHVIFGNILDKTLNLIGGKIDEKVLLEASKLSGAFKARGLVAERLGMEVEELKRMIMPFEKVTSILDHTKALVFMLAEGVVPSNVKAGYLARMLARRAYRLLSLYDAQNMFFDIIEMQIKHSSPQFPHIMEMRDEIIKLADVEIKKYVKTLEREYSGAKKKLKTLKSKGRSTVPIDILQELYESHGLHPQQVSELSKDLGVKVEIPSDFFSTLVRKKSESELMRPRDGKQGLMDRIDNLPDTELLYYKDVNQFEFEANVLKVDENFVILDRTAFYSEGGGQLGDRGSIIWDGKKSKVIDIVKVGSISLHKIKGALPTKGAKIKGIVDAKRRRALMIHHTATHILNGAARYTLGEHVWQAGAQKDIDKSRLDITHYAHLTREEVIDIENKANMIVRSNIPVEVLYLQRNDAERKYGFRLYQGGVVPGKEIRVIKIGDWDIEACGGTHCLRTGDIGLIKIIKVERIQDGVERLEFLAGEPAIKFIQLQEDIISKISHYICTPQDKIVASVNKLMMDRESVMKKQKIMLKKIAELSKPQIMDKAVKISDIEVYYELDHDLGEEYQIMVGEQCIKINPSLIYCATVIEGKVAKVIVFCGKNAQEKGLKARELARRISSTIGGSGGGDMRFGRGGGPLINKAKDVESTLFSYIKEALREHSNNG, from the coding sequence ATGCCGCTAAAAAGCGATGAGTTCGATATAGAGTTCATGAGAGAGAACGACTTCATTAGGAAAAAGTGTAATGCATGTGATTCTTTCTTCTGGACTCAGCGTCATGATCTGGATTTATGTATGGAGTTCCCATGTGTTGAAAATGAGTTTATCGGCAAATCTCCTGCAAAGGTAAGGGCTGATTTAGATAAAATGAGAAATATCTTTCTTAAGTTTTTTCAGGATAATTCACATACTGTGATAAATCCCTACCCAGTTGTAGCGAGATGGCGAGATGATCTGCTTGTCACGATAGCCAGCATAGTAGACTTCCAACCTTACGTTACGAATGGGGAGATGCCACCTCCTGCAAATCCGTTAGTAGTAAGCCAGCCATGCCTAAGGTTTGAGGATATAGATAATGTTGGCCTTAATTTTGGACGTCATCTAACAATATTTGAGATGGGTGGCGCTCATGCCTTTAATTATCCAAACAAATTCACATATTGGAAAGATGATACGATAAGGTACCACCATGAATTACTTACTGAGAAATTAGGGGTAGCAAGCGATCTAGTAACCTATAAGGAGCATTTTTGGTCAGGAGGAGGAAATGCAGGCCCAGATCTCGAACCCAATGTAATGGGGTTAGAGATCTCAACTTTAGTCTTTATGTATTACAGAGTAGAGAATGGGAATCTGATTCCTTTACCTGTGAAGACTGTAGATACGGGATATGGTATAGAGCGTTGGGCTTGGTTATCTATGGGTACCCCTACAGCTTTTCATGTAATCTTTGGGAACATTCTTGATAAGACTTTAAATTTAATAGGTGGAAAAATCGATGAAAAGGTTCTCTTAGAAGCGAGCAAGTTATCGGGTGCCTTCAAAGCAAGGGGGTTAGTAGCGGAGCGGTTAGGGATGGAGGTTGAAGAATTAAAGAGAATGATAATGCCTTTTGAAAAAGTGACTTCAATACTTGACCATACCAAGGCTCTCGTTTTTATGCTTGCAGAGGGTGTAGTTCCCTCGAATGTTAAAGCTGGATACCTTGCTAGGATGCTAGCAAGGCGTGCCTATAGGTTACTCTCATTATATGATGCTCAGAATATGTTTTTTGATATCATCGAGATGCAGATAAAGCATTCGTCGCCTCAATTTCCTCATATTATGGAAATGAGGGATGAAATTATAAAATTGGCTGATGTTGAAATAAAGAAATATGTAAAGACTTTAGAGAGGGAGTATAGTGGAGCTAAGAAGAAACTCAAGACTTTGAAATCTAAGGGCAGATCAACGGTCCCTATAGATATTTTGCAAGAGTTATACGAATCCCACGGACTCCATCCTCAACAAGTATCTGAACTTTCAAAAGATTTAGGAGTGAAAGTAGAGATACCATCAGATTTCTTCTCCACTTTGGTGAGGAAAAAGTCGGAATCTGAATTGATGAGACCTCGAGATGGAAAGCAAGGGCTTATGGATAGGATCGATAATCTTCCAGATACTGAACTATTATATTATAAAGATGTGAATCAATTTGAGTTTGAAGCCAATGTTCTAAAAGTGGATGAGAACTTCGTAATTCTCGATAGAACTGCATTTTACTCAGAAGGAGGAGGGCAGTTAGGCGATCGCGGTTCAATTATATGGGATGGAAAAAAATCCAAGGTTATAGACATTGTTAAGGTAGGGTCTATATCACTTCATAAGATAAAAGGAGCTTTACCAACTAAAGGTGCTAAAATCAAGGGCATAGTTGATGCCAAACGGAGGAGAGCTTTGATGATCCATCATACAGCAACTCATATCCTTAACGGTGCTGCCCGCTATACCTTAGGAGAGCATGTCTGGCAGGCGGGTGCACAAAAAGATATCGATAAGAGTAGGCTCGACATTACTCATTATGCTCATCTAACTAGGGAAGAAGTAATCGATATCGAAAACAAGGCCAACATGATCGTTCGCTCGAATATTCCCGTCGAAGTATTGTATCTTCAAAGAAATGACGCTGAGAGGAAGTATGGTTTCCGTTTATATCAAGGAGGGGTCGTTCCTGGAAAAGAGATCAGGGTCATTAAGATAGGAGATTGGGACATTGAGGCGTGTGGTGGCACTCATTGTTTAAGGACTGGGGATATTGGTTTGATAAAGATAATCAAGGTCGAACGTATTCAAGATGGTGTCGAACGGCTTGAGTTCCTTGCAGGTGAACCAGCAATAAAATTTATTCAACTTCAAGAAGATATCATATCTAAAATATCTCACTACATATGCACTCCACAAGATAAGATCGTTGCTTCTGTAAATAAACTTATGATGGATCGTGAAAGTGTTATGAAAAAACAAAAGATAATGCTGAAAAAGATTGCTGAATTATCAAAACCCCAAATAATGGATAAAGCAGTTAAAATTTCTGATATCGAAGTCTACTATGAGTTAGATCATGATCTGGGCGAAGAATATCAGATAATGGTAGGTGAACAATGTATCAAGATTAATCCATCATTGATCTATTGTGCAACAGTAATAGAAGGCAAAGTTGCTAAGGTGATAGTATTCTGTGGTAAAAACGCCCAAGAAAAGGGGTTGAAGGCAAGAGAGTTGGCTCGACGGATTTCTAGTACCATAGGAGGTTCAGGAGGGGGAGATATGAGATTCGGAAGAGGTGGTGGACCCCTAATCAATAAGGCTAAAGATGTAGAATCTACTTTATTTTCATATATAAAAGAGGCATTAAGAGAACACAGCAATAATGGATAA
- the rpl12p gene encoding 50S ribosomal protein P1 translates to MEYVYAALLLHKLGKEINEENIKNVVKATGVEPDEIKAKALISALSEINIEDALKGAPTTIVSPATTTPVEATEEKKKPEKKEEEKEKEEEKKEEESLEGLSALFG, encoded by the coding sequence ATGGAGTATGTCTACGCAGCTTTATTACTTCATAAATTGGGAAAGGAGATAAACGAAGAAAACATAAAGAATGTCGTAAAAGCAACTGGTGTCGAACCTGATGAAATCAAAGCGAAAGCCTTGATTTCAGCTTTGAGCGAGATAAATATTGAAGATGCTTTGAAAGGTGCTCCGACTACTATAGTCTCCCCAGCTACTACAACCCCTGTAGAGGCTACTGAAGAAAAAAAGAAGCCAGAGAAGAAGGAAGAAGAAAAAGAAAAGGAAGAAGAGAAGAAGGAAGAAGAGAGCCTAGAAGGTCTATCAGCACTCTTTGGCTAG
- a CDS encoding 50S ribosomal protein L11: MGEKKVVNALIVGGKATAGPPLGPALGPYGMNVMMIVNKINEATKDYSGMRVPVKITVDIDTKDFEVEVGVPTTAALIVKEAEIEKGSGTPKDDFVGSLSFKQVIDIARAKEQQSYGKNLKAIIREVVGTCISMGVSVEDKNPREIQKEISQGTWDKVIEEST; this comes from the coding sequence TTGGGTGAAAAAAAAGTCGTTAATGCTTTAATAGTTGGTGGGAAGGCAACGGCAGGTCCTCCACTAGGTCCTGCACTTGGACCTTATGGTATGAATGTAATGATGATAGTCAATAAGATTAACGAGGCAACAAAAGATTATTCAGGTATGAGGGTCCCCGTGAAAATAACTGTTGATATTGATACGAAAGATTTTGAGGTAGAGGTTGGTGTTCCGACTACAGCTGCTTTGATAGTTAAAGAGGCTGAAATTGAAAAAGGTTCAGGCACACCAAAGGATGATTTTGTCGGCAGTTTAAGCTTTAAACAAGTGATAGATATAGCTAGGGCAAAAGAACAACAGTCGTATGGCAAGAATTTGAAGGCTATAATTAGAGAGGTAGTAGGGACATGTATAAGTATGGGGGTATCTGTAGAAGATAAAAACCCCAGAGAAATACAAAAGGAGATCAGTCAAGGGACTTGGGATAAGGTTATTGAGGAGTCTACATAG
- a CDS encoding DNA-binding protein: MAYLSNSEDKAETPTETSTETAETPTQEKAPERRAPSNHIYVGKKPVMSYATSALIQLTNSEQIILKARGMAISRAVDVAEIVTKRLGNEAFTVKDIAIDTEVLGTGEDMRNVSTIEIIVGKK, encoded by the coding sequence ATGGCATATCTAAGCAACTCTGAAGATAAAGCTGAAACACCAACAGAAACATCTACTGAAACAGCAGAAACACCTACCCAAGAGAAAGCCCCCGAGAGAAGGGCACCTTCAAATCATATATACGTTGGAAAGAAGCCTGTCATGAGCTATGCTACATCTGCTTTGATCCAACTCACAAATAGCGAACAAATAATCCTGAAGGCTCGAGGAATGGCTATTTCAAGAGCTGTTGATGTGGCAGAAATTGTCACTAAAAGGTTAGGAAACGAAGCTTTTACAGTAAAGGACATCGCGATAGATACAGAAGTACTAGGTACTGGCGAAGACATGAGGAATGTCTCTACAATCGAAATCATAGTAGGCAAGAAGTAA
- the rplJ gene encoding 50S ribosomal protein L10, which translates to MQVAVGSGRVKKKRIMQEVATLVKKYKCIAISSLYKIRAAQLMELRKKFRNEMEILVVKNKIASIALEKENLTKKFTEELKGQSALIFTDIDPFQLDIMFEKNRVNLQARPGDIATDDIMIPAGNTGIPPGPVLSEFKEAKVPAKIDSGSIWVLKDTVAIKKGEAISPKLASLLSRLGVKPIRAGLSLYASWYDGLMLYEKDIKLDLDEHRRKIQEAYHNVNTIAIAASYLTKETLPLIISKFEFEARTLAISASYMSKDVIVDLLVKGNNQVMLLAMKSGYFGKDAISILLSKGSEKAMFLYKELEGKGYTHPDESK; encoded by the coding sequence TTGCAAGTCGCGGTAGGAAGCGGTAGAGTTAAAAAGAAAAGAATAATGCAGGAAGTTGCGACCCTCGTAAAGAAGTACAAATGTATTGCGATCTCAAGTCTCTACAAGATCAGGGCAGCTCAACTTATGGAGTTAAGGAAAAAATTCAGAAATGAGATGGAGATATTAGTAGTAAAAAACAAGATAGCTTCAATAGCTCTTGAAAAAGAGAACTTAACTAAAAAATTTACTGAAGAACTCAAAGGTCAAAGCGCTTTGATTTTCACGGATATAGACCCTTTTCAACTGGATATAATGTTTGAGAAAAATAGGGTCAACTTGCAGGCAAGACCTGGCGATATAGCGACTGATGATATAATGATACCTGCAGGAAATACTGGTATTCCTCCAGGTCCTGTTTTAAGCGAGTTCAAGGAGGCGAAAGTACCTGCAAAGATAGATTCTGGCAGTATATGGGTATTGAAAGATACCGTGGCAATTAAAAAAGGAGAAGCCATTTCACCAAAATTGGCTAGTTTATTATCAAGGTTAGGGGTGAAGCCCATAAGAGCGGGACTTTCACTATATGCTTCATGGTATGATGGCCTAATGTTATATGAGAAAGACATAAAGCTTGATCTTGACGAACATCGAAGAAAGATACAAGAGGCCTATCACAACGTCAATACAATAGCTATAGCAGCATCTTACCTAACAAAAGAGACTTTACCTCTTATTATAAGCAAATTTGAATTTGAGGCAAGAACGTTAGCAATTTCTGCAAGTTATATGAGCAAAGATGTGATTGTCGATCTTTTAGTGAAAGGTAACAATCAAGTTATGTTATTAGCAATGAAATCGGGCTACTTTGGTAAAGACGCGATTAGTATTCTTCTTTCAAAGGGCAGCGAAAAAGCAATGTTTTTGTATAAAGAATTAGAGGGGAAGGGGTACACCCATCCAGACGAATCTAAATAA